One window from the genome of Pseudomonas sp. L5B5 encodes:
- a CDS encoding pentapeptide repeat-containing protein, whose translation MNYLPLALLLTLSPAFAMNVDDDGNDVPLTVNGCVIAESSQCPGANLRGANLANQDLRKMNLAGADLRDADLRHAQLDLANLEKARLQGANLTRASLQQSNLRLADFTDAKLVAIQGWGLFAQGAQFANANLNGAYLQFARLSGAKLHQANLQAADLEMTWLSKADLQGADLSDANLQEAKFGESNLQGADLRGARQHYGNFQDANMEGCMGCPRTWDK comes from the coding sequence ATGAACTACCTGCCCCTTGCTCTACTGCTGACCCTCTCCCCCGCCTTCGCAATGAACGTCGACGACGACGGCAACGACGTACCGCTGACCGTCAACGGCTGCGTGATTGCCGAATCCAGCCAGTGCCCCGGGGCCAACCTGCGGGGCGCCAACCTGGCCAACCAGGACCTGCGCAAGATGAACCTGGCCGGCGCCGATCTGCGCGATGCAGACCTGCGTCACGCCCAACTGGACCTGGCCAACCTGGAAAAAGCCCGCCTGCAAGGCGCCAACCTGACCCGCGCCAGCCTGCAGCAAAGCAACCTGCGGTTGGCGGACTTTACCGACGCCAAGCTGGTGGCGATCCAGGGCTGGGGCCTGTTTGCCCAGGGCGCGCAGTTCGCCAACGCCAACCTCAACGGCGCCTACCTGCAATTTGCCCGCTTGTCCGGGGCCAAGCTGCACCAGGCCAACCTGCAAGCGGCGGACCTGGAGATGACCTGGTTGAGCAAGGCGGATCTGCAGGGGGCTGACCTGAGTGATGCCAATCTGCAGGAAGCGAAGTTTGGCGAGAGCAATCTGCAGGGGGCCGATCTGCGCGGGGCGCGGCAGCATTATGGGAACTTTCAGGATGCCAATATGGAGGGGTGCATGGGGTGTCCTCGGACGTGGGATAAGTAG
- a CDS encoding quinoprotein relay system zinc metallohydrolase 1 yields MRWILLVCLSLSLSLSLSLPARAELDYRLEPRQIAEDTWLLEGGTENFSRDNGGNIVNTGFIVTEAGVLVIDTGPSKRYGQALREAIARVTGKPVIQVLLTHHHPDHVLGNQAFSDVPIGALAGTTELLRQQGDAMAENLYRLVGDWMRGTEVVLPNRTLEPGVLEIGGHRLRLLALAGHTGADLAIFDERTGVLFAGDLVFYQRALTTPNSPGLEVWLKDLDRLQALPWRLVVPGHGPVASSAVPFAQMRDYLGWLHQLLSDGAARGDDMAELIRAPIPARFAAISLTRYELIRSVSHLYPRHERERMQRVDTP; encoded by the coding sequence ATGCGCTGGATACTGCTAGTGTGTTTGAGCCTGAGCCTGAGCCTGAGCCTGAGCCTGCCGGCCCGGGCCGAGCTGGACTACCGCCTCGAGCCCCGGCAGATCGCCGAGGACACCTGGCTCCTGGAAGGCGGCACCGAGAATTTCTCCCGGGACAACGGCGGCAACATCGTCAACACCGGGTTCATCGTCACCGAGGCCGGGGTGCTGGTGATCGACACCGGGCCGTCGAAACGTTATGGCCAGGCCTTGCGCGAAGCCATCGCCCGAGTCACCGGCAAGCCGGTGATCCAGGTGCTGCTGACCCACCATCATCCCGACCATGTGCTGGGCAACCAGGCCTTCAGCGACGTGCCCATCGGTGCCCTGGCCGGCACCACCGAACTGCTGCGCCAGCAGGGTGACGCCATGGCCGAGAACCTCTACCGGCTGGTGGGCGACTGGATGCGCGGCACCGAGGTGGTACTGCCCAACCGGACCCTGGAACCCGGGGTGCTGGAGATCGGCGGACACCGCCTGCGGTTGCTGGCCCTGGCCGGCCATACCGGCGCCGACCTGGCGATTTTCGACGAGCGCACCGGGGTGTTGTTCGCCGGTGACCTGGTGTTCTACCAGCGCGCCCTGACCACCCCCAACAGCCCGGGGCTTGAGGTCTGGCTCAAGGACCTGGACCGCCTGCAAGCCTTGCCCTGGCGGCTGGTGGTGCCCGGCCACGGCCCGGTGGCCAGCAGCGCCGTCCCCTTTGCCCAGATGCGCGACTACCTGGGCTGGCTGCACCAGCTGCTGAGCGACGGCGCTGCTCGTGGCGACGACATGGCCGAACTGATCCGCGCGCCGATCCCCGCGCGTTTTGCCGCCATCAGCCTGACCCGCTATGAACTGATCCGCAGTGTCAGCCACCTGTACCCCCGCCATGAGCGCGAGCGCATGCAGCGCGTCGACACGCCATAA
- a CDS encoding sensor histidine kinase yields the protein MSALWRINLWVTACFALLTLACAGLLLRQAADDVEREVQSAEALVQYLGDSAERQPASLQPELTRSLRHVRVHWLAPDEDPAPLGIIAADGWLERLLLGDSPPSARLLQLNDGRRVLIAVNAAAELGEVRQALQQWFGLCALALLLSLLSIGWAVRRGRAWLDEVLRALGQVSDGQMVVRLRSGALPETRQLAEHFNRMASALEQAHCDNQQLTQTLLAVQEQERNHLAQTLHDDLGQYLAGIRAQACLLRLVVDQPALAASTAQSLELNCEHLQQGFRAMVQDLYPVVLGHLPLAEALGLLVQQWQARQGIECRLRVGERLPALSGASNTHLYRLLQEALTNVARHAGASQVRVRLQRSGPGLRLLIRDNGRGAPQVRRAGVGLHSMAERARSLGGELRIINCPGAGWALALNIPLEA from the coding sequence AATCCGCCGAGGCCCTGGTGCAGTACCTGGGGGATAGCGCCGAACGGCAGCCTGCCAGCCTGCAACCAGAACTGACCCGCAGCCTGCGGCATGTGCGGGTGCACTGGCTGGCTCCGGATGAAGACCCGGCGCCGCTCGGTATCATTGCTGCCGATGGCTGGCTGGAGCGCCTGTTGCTGGGTGACAGCCCACCCAGTGCCCGGCTGCTTCAACTCAATGATGGCCGGCGCGTGCTGATCGCGGTGAATGCCGCCGCCGAACTGGGGGAAGTGCGCCAGGCCTTGCAGCAATGGTTTGGCCTGTGCGCGCTGGCGCTGCTGCTCAGCTTGCTGAGCATCGGTTGGGCGGTGCGCCGTGGCCGGGCCTGGCTCGATGAAGTGCTGCGTGCTCTGGGCCAGGTGTCCGACGGCCAGATGGTGGTGCGCCTGCGCAGCGGCGCGCTGCCGGAAACCCGACAACTGGCTGAACATTTCAACCGCATGGCCAGCGCCCTGGAGCAGGCCCATTGCGACAACCAGCAACTGACCCAGACCCTGCTGGCGGTGCAGGAGCAAGAGCGCAACCACCTGGCGCAGACCTTGCACGACGACCTTGGCCAGTACCTGGCCGGCATTCGCGCCCAGGCCTGCCTGCTGCGCCTGGTGGTGGACCAGCCGGCGCTGGCGGCCAGCACCGCCCAATCCCTGGAGCTCAACTGCGAGCACCTGCAACAGGGTTTTCGCGCCATGGTCCAGGACCTGTACCCGGTGGTGCTGGGCCATCTGCCCCTGGCCGAAGCCCTGGGGTTGCTGGTGCAACAGTGGCAAGCGCGCCAGGGGATTGAATGCCGGCTGCGGGTTGGCGAGCGCCTGCCGGCATTGTCGGGGGCGAGCAACACCCACCTCTATCGCCTGTTGCAGGAAGCCCTGACCAACGTCGCCCGGCACGCCGGCGCCAGTCAGGTGCGGGTGCGCCTGCAACGAAGCGGCCCAGGGCTGCGCCTGCTGATCCGCGATAACGGTCGCGGTGCACCCCAGGTCCGGCGTGCGGGTGTCGGCCTGCACTCCATGGCCGAAAGGGCCCGCAGCCTGGGCGGTGAACTGCGCATCATCAACTGCCCCGGCGCCGGCTGGGCGCTGGCTCTGAATATTCCCCTGGAGGCCTGA
- the pedF gene encoding cytochrome c-550 PedF has translation MIRKHNAWLAAGLLAGLLNSGAWAHGNVVPQAVETKGLTPVKDAGVTLDGDGWAAVNPYRASPERAKAVEIGASAYNQNCAACHGLEAKSGGIAPDLRMLDAGDAGDEWFVERVRHGAVRDGRVYMPKMADYLSQEALWAVRSYLDSVHVEE, from the coding sequence ATGATAAGAAAACACAACGCCTGGCTGGCCGCCGGGCTGCTGGCCGGCCTGTTGAACAGCGGTGCATGGGCCCACGGCAACGTAGTGCCCCAGGCGGTGGAAACCAAGGGCCTGACCCCGGTCAAGGACGCCGGGGTGACCCTGGACGGCGACGGCTGGGCCGCGGTCAACCCCTACCGGGCCAGCCCCGAGCGGGCCAAGGCGGTGGAAATCGGCGCCTCGGCCTACAACCAGAACTGCGCCGCCTGCCATGGCCTGGAAGCCAAGTCCGGAGGGATCGCCCCGGACCTGCGCATGCTCGATGCCGGCGACGCCGGGGACGAATGGTTCGTCGAACGGGTACGCCACGGCGCGGTGCGCGATGGCCGGGTGTACATGCCGAAGATGGCCGATTACCTGAGCCAGGAAGCCTTGTGGGCGGTGCGCAGCTACCTCGACAGCGTGCACGTCGAGGAGTGA
- the exaA gene encoding quinoprotein ethanol dehydrogenase — MQAFLLAGSLSLSAGASAATTAAPSTRNVTWEDIANDHLTTKDVLQYGMGTNAQRWSPLAQVNDQNVFKLTPAWSYSFGDEKQRGQESQAIVSDGVVYVTGSYSRVFALDAKTGKRLWTYNHRLPDNIRPCCDVVNRGAAIYGDKIYFGTLDARVIALDKNTGKVVWNKKFGDHSAGYTMTGAPVLIKDKTSGKVLLIHGSSGDEFGVVGQLFARDPDTGEEVWMRPFVEGHMGRLNGKDSTPTGDVKAPSWPDDKTTETGKVEAWSHGGGAPWQSASFDPETNTIIVGAGNPGPWNTWARTAKDGNPHDYDSLYTSGQVGVDPSTGEVKWFYQHTPNDAWDFSGNNELVLFDYKGKDGKVVKATGHADRNGFFYVVDRNNGKLQNAFPFVDNITWASHIDLKTGRPVENPGQRPAKPLPGETKGKPVEVSPPFLGGKNWNPMAYSQDTGLFYIPGNQWKEEYWTEEVNYKKGSAYLGMGFRIKRMYDDHVGTLRAMDPATGKLVWEHKEQLPLWAGVLATKGNLVFTGTGDGFFKAFDAKTGKELWKFQTGSGIVSPPITWEQDGEQYIGVTVGYGGAVPLWGGDMAELTKPVAQGGSFWVFKIPSWDSKTAQR; from the coding sequence ATGCAGGCCTTTTTGCTCGCTGGCAGCCTGTCCCTGAGCGCCGGCGCCAGTGCCGCCACCACAGCCGCACCGAGCACCCGCAACGTTACCTGGGAAGACATCGCCAACGACCACCTGACCACCAAGGACGTGCTGCAGTACGGCATGGGCACCAACGCCCAGCGCTGGAGCCCGCTGGCCCAGGTCAACGACCAGAACGTGTTCAAGCTGACCCCCGCCTGGTCCTATTCCTTCGGCGACGAGAAGCAGCGCGGCCAGGAATCCCAGGCCATCGTCAGCGACGGCGTGGTCTACGTCACCGGCTCCTACTCGCGGGTGTTCGCCCTCGACGCCAAGACCGGCAAACGCCTGTGGACCTACAACCACCGCCTGCCGGACAACATTCGCCCGTGCTGCGACGTGGTCAACCGTGGCGCGGCGATCTACGGCGACAAGATCTACTTCGGCACCCTCGACGCCCGGGTCATCGCCCTGGACAAGAACACCGGCAAGGTGGTGTGGAACAAGAAGTTCGGCGACCACAGCGCCGGCTACACCATGACCGGCGCCCCGGTGCTGATCAAGGACAAGACCAGCGGCAAGGTGCTGCTGATCCACGGCAGCTCCGGCGATGAATTCGGCGTGGTCGGCCAGCTGTTCGCCCGCGACCCGGACACCGGTGAAGAGGTGTGGATGCGGCCCTTCGTCGAAGGCCACATGGGCCGCCTGAACGGCAAGGACAGCACCCCCACCGGCGACGTCAAGGCGCCGTCCTGGCCCGACGACAAGACCACCGAGACCGGCAAGGTCGAGGCCTGGAGCCATGGCGGCGGCGCCCCTTGGCAGAGCGCCAGCTTTGACCCTGAGACCAACACCATCATCGTCGGCGCCGGCAACCCCGGCCCCTGGAACACCTGGGCGCGCACCGCCAAGGACGGCAACCCCCACGACTACGACAGCCTGTACACCTCGGGCCAGGTCGGCGTCGACCCGAGCACCGGCGAAGTGAAATGGTTCTACCAGCACACCCCGAACGATGCCTGGGACTTCTCCGGCAACAACGAGCTGGTGCTGTTCGACTACAAGGGCAAGGACGGCAAGGTGGTCAAGGCCACCGGCCACGCCGACCGCAACGGTTTCTTCTACGTGGTGGACCGCAACAACGGCAAATTGCAGAACGCCTTCCCCTTCGTCGACAACATCACCTGGGCCAGCCACATCGACCTGAAGACCGGGCGCCCGGTGGAAAACCCCGGCCAGCGTCCGGCCAAGCCGCTGCCCGGTGAAACCAAGGGCAAGCCGGTGGAAGTCTCGCCGCCGTTCCTGGGCGGCAAGAACTGGAACCCCATGGCCTACAGCCAGGACACCGGTCTGTTCTACATCCCTGGCAACCAGTGGAAGGAGGAGTACTGGACCGAGGAAGTGAACTACAAGAAAGGCTCGGCCTACCTGGGGATGGGCTTTCGAATCAAGCGCATGTACGACGACCACGTCGGCACCCTGCGGGCCATGGACCCCGCCACCGGCAAGCTGGTCTGGGAGCACAAGGAACAGCTGCCGCTGTGGGCCGGGGTCTTGGCCACCAAGGGCAACCTGGTGTTCACCGGCACCGGCGACGGTTTCTTCAAGGCCTTCGACGCCAAGACCGGCAAGGAGCTGTGGAAATTCCAGACCGGCAGCGGCATCGTCTCGCCGCCCATCACCTGGGAGCAGGATGGCGAGCAGTACATCGGCGTGACCGTGGGTTACGGCGGCGCCGTGCCGCTATGGGGCGGTGACATGGCCGAGTTGACCAAGCCGGTGGCCCAGGGCGGCTCGTTCTGGGTATTCAAGATACCCAGCTGGGACAGCAAGACCGCCCAGCGCTGA
- a CDS encoding response regulator transcription factor has protein sequence MNILLVDDHAVVRQGYASLLQAVLPTMQVREAANGEEALARVLEDVPQLVIMDFALPGISGLETTRRLRQRLPQLRVLFFSMHDELPLVRQALEAGASGYLTKNSAPQVLIEAVHRVLAGHAYIEQPLATQLACTPQANASDPRLQSMTQRELEIFVMLARGTPARLIAEQLCISAKTVSNHLTLLKSKLQVSSHGELVHLGIDMGVVRVAG, from the coding sequence ATGAATATCTTGTTGGTGGATGACCACGCGGTGGTCCGTCAGGGTTACGCCAGCCTGTTGCAGGCGGTGTTGCCGACCATGCAGGTGCGTGAAGCAGCCAATGGTGAAGAAGCCCTGGCCCGGGTGCTGGAAGACGTGCCGCAACTGGTGATCATGGATTTTGCCTTGCCGGGTATCAGCGGTTTGGAGACGACTCGGCGCTTGCGCCAGCGTTTGCCGCAGTTGCGGGTGCTGTTTTTCAGCATGCACGACGAACTGCCGCTGGTGCGCCAGGCCCTGGAGGCAGGAGCCTCGGGCTACCTGACCAAGAACTCGGCGCCCCAGGTGCTGATCGAGGCGGTGCACCGGGTGCTGGCCGGGCATGCGTACATCGAGCAACCCTTGGCCACCCAACTGGCCTGCACCCCCCAGGCGAACGCCAGCGACCCGCGCTTGCAGAGCATGACCCAGCGTGAGCTGGAGATCTTTGTGATGCTGGCCCGGGGCACTCCGGCGCGACTGATTGCCGAGCAGCTGTGCATCAGCGCCAAGACCGTGTCCAACCACCTGACTCTGCTCAAGAGCAAGTTGCAGGTCAGTTCCCATGGGGAGTTGGTGCATTTGGGGATTGATATGGGGGTGGTCAGGGTGGCGGGGTGA
- a CDS encoding quinoprotein dehydrogenase-associated SoxYZ-like carrier has protein sequence MRLWVLYLGGLLLSSPLALAAPIEPGPDPVPSVMWAYYHRQILADAPFVFDERVKLLAPPFAEDARQVPLEIDARAFAGEVVKILAWAELNPLPRIVDFAPGAGVQPWLSIRIRIEQATPLRAAVLTRDGLWHVGSALIDAAGGGCTAPSVVRSQPGWEEHVGQVLGARYSRGGASRLRLQVSHPMDNGLLNGIPEFFLNQAQLLDADHRVLAHLELYPAVSENPSLGFDLQAPGQTRLLLRDNNGNQFEATIP, from the coding sequence ATGCGCCTCTGGGTGCTGTACCTGGGCGGCCTGCTGCTGAGTTCGCCACTGGCCTTGGCGGCCCCCATCGAGCCCGGCCCTGACCCGGTGCCGTCGGTGATGTGGGCCTACTACCATCGGCAGATCCTGGCGGACGCGCCCTTCGTCTTCGATGAACGGGTCAAGCTGCTGGCGCCGCCGTTCGCCGAGGATGCGCGCCAGGTGCCGCTGGAAATCGACGCCCGGGCCTTTGCCGGCGAAGTGGTGAAGATCCTCGCCTGGGCCGAGCTCAACCCGCTGCCGCGGATCGTCGATTTCGCCCCCGGCGCGGGGGTGCAGCCCTGGTTGTCGATCCGTATCCGCATCGAGCAGGCCACGCCCCTGCGCGCCGCGGTGCTGACCCGCGATGGCCTGTGGCACGTCGGCTCGGCCCTGATCGATGCCGCTGGCGGCGGCTGCACCGCCCCCAGCGTGGTGCGCAGCCAGCCCGGCTGGGAAGAGCACGTCGGCCAGGTGCTGGGCGCGCGCTATTCCCGGGGCGGCGCCAGCCGCTTGCGCCTGCAGGTGTCGCACCCGATGGACAACGGCCTGCTCAACGGCATTCCTGAATTCTTCCTCAACCAGGCGCAACTGCTGGACGCCGACCATCGCGTGCTGGCGCACCTGGAGCTGTACCCGGCGGTCAGCGAAAACCCCAGCCTGGGGTTCGACCTCCAGGCCCCCGGGCAGACCCGCCTGCTACTGCGGGACAACAACGGCAATCAGTTCGAAGCGACCATTCCCTGA